From Paenibacillus graminis, a single genomic window includes:
- a CDS encoding TerD family protein, translating to MAGINLVKGQKIDLTKGNAGLSNVIVGLGWDPAEPARGFFGVKKQANVDCDASALLLSENGKLTNKLNLVCFHNKQNPNSSVVHSGDNLTGEGDGDDEQIKVNLKAIPADVHKVLVVVNIYDAVNRKQDFGMIKSAYIRIVNASGNSELVKFNLTDNYTGFTALICGELYRHGEEWKFAAIGEGAHAAHINQLAERYI from the coding sequence TTGGCTGGTATTAATTTGGTAAAAGGTCAAAAGATTGATTTAACAAAGGGAAACGCCGGACTGTCCAATGTCATTGTAGGACTTGGCTGGGACCCTGCTGAGCCGGCACGCGGATTCTTCGGTGTTAAGAAGCAGGCCAACGTCGACTGCGATGCATCGGCATTGCTCTTGAGCGAAAATGGCAAGCTGACCAACAAGCTGAACCTGGTCTGTTTCCACAACAAGCAGAATCCGAACAGCTCCGTTGTCCATTCCGGGGATAACCTGACAGGCGAGGGAGACGGGGACGACGAGCAGATTAAGGTGAATCTGAAGGCGATTCCTGCCGATGTGCACAAGGTTCTTGTCGTAGTCAATATCTATGATGCCGTGAACCGCAAGCAGGATTTCGGGATGATTAAATCGGCGTACATCCGGATTGTGAACGCGTCGGGGAACAGTGAACTGGTCAAGTTCAACCTGACGGACAATTACACAGGTTTTACTGCATTGATCTGCGGAGAGCTCTACCGTCATGGCGAAGAATGGAAATTCGCAGCCATCGGTGAGGGAGCGCACGCAGCACATATCAACCAATTGGCTGAACGCTACATCTAA
- a CDS encoding TerD family protein — translation MTISLSKGQRIDLTKTNPGLTKVVVGLGWDTNKYSGGKDFDLDASAFLLHEDGKAKGEDDFVFYNNPSGGTGSVTHTGDNRTGEGDGDDEQILVDFSKVPANIQRIGITVTIYDYEARVQNFGQVSNAFVRVVDASSDREILRFDLGEDFSTETAVVFCEFYRHGADWKFQAVGSGFAGGLSALCRNYGLDAQ, via the coding sequence GTGACGATCAGTCTTTCCAAAGGACAGCGGATTGATCTTACCAAGACCAATCCGGGCCTGACGAAGGTTGTTGTGGGACTCGGCTGGGATACGAACAAATATAGCGGCGGCAAGGATTTTGACTTGGACGCTTCGGCATTTTTGCTCCATGAGGATGGCAAAGCCAAAGGTGAGGATGATTTTGTCTTCTACAATAATCCTTCCGGCGGCACCGGATCTGTAACCCATACGGGGGATAACCGTACAGGGGAAGGCGATGGGGATGACGAGCAGATCCTTGTGGATTTCAGCAAGGTTCCCGCGAATATTCAGCGTATCGGCATTACAGTAACCATTTATGATTATGAGGCAAGAGTCCAGAACTTTGGACAAGTCTCCAATGCATTTGTGCGTGTTGTAGATGCTTCCAGTGACCGTGAGATTCTGCGGTTCGATCTGGGTGAGGATTTCTCAACAGAAACTGCTGTTGTATTCTGTGAATTCTACCGCCATGGTGCGGATTGGAAGTTCCAGGCGGTGGGAAGCGGGTTTGCCGGCGGCCTTAGTGCCTTGTGCAGGAACTACGGACTGGACGCGCAATAG
- a CDS encoding amino acid ABC transporter permease has protein sequence MDFRFDIIAHYIPVLLRGTAFTIGVSIVSIIFGSILGLGIGFGKMAPKAYFRWPFHCYINFFRGTPLYVQILIVHFGVVPAFYGSTNVLMTSFIALSLNSAAYSAEIFRAGIQSIDPGQREAAVSLGMTRFQAMRFIILPQAVKRMVPAFGNEFIVLVKDSSLLALIAAPEIMYWSNTMKGQYLRIWEPYLTAALIYFILTYSLSKLLNFIERKV, from the coding sequence ATGGATTTCAGATTTGACATCATTGCTCATTATATACCTGTATTGCTTAGGGGTACGGCATTTACAATTGGTGTATCTATCGTCTCGATTATCTTCGGCTCCATCCTGGGACTGGGCATCGGCTTTGGCAAAATGGCTCCAAAAGCGTATTTCCGCTGGCCGTTTCATTGTTACATCAACTTTTTTCGCGGAACCCCCTTGTATGTGCAGATTTTGATTGTCCACTTCGGGGTGGTCCCCGCATTTTACGGCAGCACCAATGTTCTGATGACTTCGTTTATAGCGCTCTCTCTGAACTCAGCAGCCTATTCAGCCGAGATCTTCCGGGCGGGCATCCAGTCGATTGATCCTGGGCAGCGTGAGGCGGCGGTTTCACTGGGGATGACCAGATTTCAGGCGATGCGGTTTATCATTCTGCCACAGGCGGTTAAACGGATGGTGCCTGCGTTCGGCAATGAGTTTATCGTTCTGGTAAAAGACTCCTCGCTGCTCGCACTGATTGCCGCCCCGGAGATTATGTACTGGAGCAACACGATGAAAGGCCAGTATTTGCGGATATGGGAACCTTATTTGACTGCTGCACTCATTTATTTCATTCTTACTTACTCACTCAGCAAGCTGCTTAATTTTATTGAACGGAAGGTGTAA
- a CDS encoding transporter substrate-binding domain-containing protein yields the protein MGMKKKWAVSALAAFLVLAMAGCGSGNKADSGSAGGDTIKFASDASYAPMEYMDTDKIKGFDIDFIKAVMEEAGIDYTVTNTGWDTMLSSVKQGTEYQAGLSSVSITDERKETYDYSIPYFESTNMIMVKEGSDIKSALDLKDKKVAVQAATTADELMSGIMGVDNGNLRRFDSNAVALMELNKGGADAVVADIAIVNEYIKNNPDEKLTGIIDKENFGSEYYGILYPKGSEWKAKLDPAIKKIIENGKYTEIYKTWFGEEPDTQTLLNAE from the coding sequence ATGGGGATGAAAAAGAAATGGGCAGTGTCAGCTTTGGCGGCATTTTTGGTGCTTGCAATGGCAGGCTGCGGTTCCGGCAATAAGGCGGATAGCGGCAGCGCCGGCGGGGATACAATCAAGTTCGCCAGTGACGCGAGCTATGCGCCGATGGAGTACATGGATACCGATAAGATTAAGGGCTTTGACATTGATTTTATCAAGGCGGTTATGGAAGAAGCGGGTATCGATTACACTGTTACGAACACAGGCTGGGATACCATGCTGTCCAGCGTGAAGCAGGGCACGGAATATCAGGCCGGGTTATCATCGGTGTCCATTACAGATGAACGTAAGGAGACTTATGATTATTCCATTCCTTATTTTGAATCCACCAACATGATCATGGTTAAGGAAGGCAGCGACATTAAGAGTGCGCTTGATCTGAAGGACAAAAAGGTCGCCGTGCAGGCGGCGACTACGGCGGATGAATTGATGAGCGGGATTATGGGTGTGGACAACGGCAACCTGAGGCGTTTTGACAGCAACGCAGTGGCCCTGATGGAGTTGAATAAAGGTGGAGCGGATGCAGTGGTAGCGGATATTGCCATCGTGAATGAATACATCAAGAACAACCCGGATGAGAAATTGACGGGGATCATCGACAAAGAGAACTTCGGTTCTGAATATTACGGCATCCTCTATCCGAAGGGCAGTGAATGGAAAGCCAAGCTGGACCCGGCGATCAAAAAAATTATCGAGAACGGCAAATATACCGAAATCTACAAAACCTGGTTCGGTGAAGAGCCGGATACCCAGACCCTTTTGAATGCAGAGTAA
- a CDS encoding amino acid ABC transporter ATP-binding protein, whose product MISVRHLHKSFGAHKVLTDINVDIHTKEVVVVIGPSGSGKSTFLRCLNLLEQPQEGDIVIEGTSLMAKGTRINDIRTELGMVFQQFNLFPHKKVIENIMLAPVQVRKWPAEQARRKALELLDKVGLSEKAEAYPASLSGGQAQRVAIARALAMEPKIMLFDEPTSALDPEMVGEVLAVMKDLAREGMTMVVVTHEMGFAREVGERVLFMEQGAVIEEGHPEQLFGYPSHERTRAFLSKVL is encoded by the coding sequence ATGATCTCAGTTAGACATCTGCATAAATCATTTGGGGCCCACAAGGTGCTGACCGACATTAATGTCGATATTCACACCAAGGAGGTTGTGGTGGTGATCGGTCCTTCGGGTTCGGGCAAATCAACCTTTCTGCGCTGCCTGAATCTTCTGGAGCAGCCGCAGGAGGGCGACATCGTTATTGAAGGCACGTCCCTGATGGCCAAAGGCACAAGAATTAACGATATACGCACAGAGCTTGGAATGGTTTTTCAGCAGTTCAATCTGTTCCCCCACAAAAAAGTGATCGAGAACATTATGCTCGCCCCGGTCCAGGTCCGTAAGTGGCCTGCGGAGCAGGCACGCCGGAAGGCGCTGGAGCTGCTGGACAAGGTCGGTTTAAGCGAAAAAGCCGAGGCGTATCCGGCCTCGCTCTCCGGCGGTCAAGCCCAGCGGGTGGCAATTGCCCGTGCGCTGGCGATGGAGCCGAAGATCATGCTGTTTGATGAGCCCACCTCTGCACTTGATCCGGAAATGGTCGGTGAGGTGCTTGCGGTAATGAAGGATCTGGCCCGTGAAGGGATGACCATGGTAGTGGTTACCCATGAGATGGGGTTTGCCCGCGAGGTGGGAGAACGTGTGCTGTTTATGGAGCAGGGTGCAGTTATCGAGGAAGGCCATCCGGAGCAATTGTTCGGTTATCCGTCGCATGAGCGTACCCGGGCCTTCTTATCCAAGGTGTTGTGA
- a CDS encoding TerD family protein gives MAINLSKGQKIDLTKTNPGLSKITVGLGWDTNKYDGGKDFDLDVSVFLTNASGKVDKESNFIFFNNKQNENGSVIHTGDNRTGEGDGDDEQIQVDLLNIPADVDKVAFTITIYEAEARSQNFGQVSRSYVRIVNDANSEELIRFDLGEDFSIETGVVVGELYRNGAEWKFNAIGSGYKDGLAGLTRDYGLQ, from the coding sequence ATGGCGATTAATTTATCCAAAGGGCAAAAAATCGATCTGACCAAAACCAACCCGGGTCTTTCCAAAATCACAGTCGGCCTCGGCTGGGACACCAATAAATACGATGGCGGTAAAGATTTCGACTTGGACGTTTCCGTCTTTTTGACCAATGCCAGCGGTAAAGTGGATAAAGAGAGCAACTTCATTTTCTTCAACAACAAGCAGAACGAGAACGGTTCCGTCATCCACACCGGTGACAACCGCACAGGCGAAGGCGACGGGGACGATGAGCAAATTCAAGTCGATCTGCTGAACATTCCGGCAGATGTGGATAAAGTGGCCTTTACGATTACCATCTATGAAGCTGAGGCCAGAAGCCAGAACTTTGGACAAGTCTCCCGCTCTTATGTGCGTATTGTAAATGATGCCAACAGCGAAGAATTGATCCGGTTTGACCTGGGAGAAGACTTCTCCATTGAAACCGGCGTAGTGGTAGGCGAACTGTACCGCAACGGCGCAGAATGGAAATTCAATGCCATCGGCAGCGGGTACAAAGATGGTCTTGCCGGCTTGACCCGCGATTACGGGCTGCAATAA
- a CDS encoding tellurite resistance TerB family protein, protein MSTFKNWLNTTKNGLTEQVKKFKNKDFMNAVVAGCALVAAADGKIEEAEKNKMAGYMNLSNELKVFDMRDVIAQFNFYVSNFEFSPEIGKQEALKAIAKFSSKPEIGRVIVGVCSAIGAADGDFDEQEKAVVRNICSVLGLSPSEFSL, encoded by the coding sequence ATGAGCACATTTAAAAACTGGTTGAACACAACAAAAAACGGACTGACTGAACAGGTGAAAAAGTTCAAAAATAAAGATTTTATGAACGCTGTTGTCGCGGGCTGCGCCCTGGTGGCTGCGGCTGACGGCAAAATTGAGGAAGCTGAAAAGAATAAAATGGCCGGATATATGAACCTCAGCAACGAACTGAAGGTTTTTGACATGAGGGATGTCATTGCCCAGTTCAATTTCTATGTCAGCAATTTCGAATTTTCTCCGGAGATCGGCAAACAGGAAGCGCTGAAAGCCATCGCCAAGTTCAGCAGCAAACCGGAAATTGGGCGCGTAATTGTAGGTGTATGTTCTGCAATCGGTGCGGCTGACGGCGATTTTGACGAGCAGGAAAAAGCGGTGGTGCGGAATATTTGCAGCGTGCTGGGACTCAGTCCAAGCGAATTCAGCCTGTAA